In one Janibacter cremeus genomic region, the following are encoded:
- the leuD gene encoding 3-isopropylmalate dehydratase small subunit, translating into MEKFTTHTGTGVPLRRSNVDTDQIIPAVYLKRVSRTGFEDGLFAAWRNDETFVLNQPAYRDGSVLVVGPDFGTGSSREHAVWALKDYGFRVVISSRFADIFRGNSGKQGLLAAQVAQDDVELLWKYLENTPGAEITVDLTAKTVVAGDITCAFHVDDYTRWRLIEGLDDIGLTLRHEQDVTDFEASRPSWKPTTQPARVESS; encoded by the coding sequence ATGGAGAAGTTCACGACGCACACCGGCACCGGTGTCCCGCTGCGCCGCAGCAATGTCGACACCGACCAGATCATCCCGGCCGTCTACCTCAAGCGGGTCTCGCGCACCGGGTTCGAGGACGGCCTCTTCGCCGCGTGGCGAAATGACGAGACCTTCGTGCTCAACCAGCCCGCGTACCGCGACGGCTCGGTCCTCGTCGTCGGTCCCGACTTCGGCACGGGCTCCTCGCGCGAGCACGCGGTGTGGGCGCTGAAGGACTACGGCTTCAGGGTCGTCATCTCCTCCCGCTTCGCCGACATCTTCAGGGGCAACTCCGGCAAGCAGGGCCTGCTCGCCGCGCAGGTCGCCCAGGACGACGTCGAGCTGCTGTGGAAGTACCTCGAGAACACCCCGGGCGCGGAGATCACCGTCGACCTGACGGCGAAGACCGTTGTCGCGGGCGACATCACCTGCGCCTTCCACGTCGACGACTACACCCGCTGGCGCCTGATCGAGGGGCTCGACGACATCGGCCTGACGCTGCGCCACGAGCAGGACGTCACCGACTTCGAGGCATCGCGCCCCAGCTGGAAGCCGACGACCCAGCCCGCCCGAGTCGAGAGCTCCTGA
- a CDS encoding IclR family transcriptional regulator, whose translation MDNGSGVGVLDKAAVVLGALEAGPSTLAQLVAATGLARPTAHRLAVALEHHRLVGRDMQGRFVLGPRLGELAASAGEDKLLVAAGPVLGALRDHTNESAQLFRRQGEHRVCVSAAERPVGLRDSIPVGATLTMHAGSAAQVLLAWEEPDRLHRGLVEAAFTATMLSGVRRRGWAQSVGEREAGVASVSAPVRSPSGRVIAAVSISGPIERLSRQPGRLHAATVIAGANKLTEVLEKHARAAEAADRDTE comes from the coding sequence ATGGACAACGGAAGTGGAGTGGGCGTCCTGGACAAGGCCGCCGTCGTGCTCGGGGCCCTCGAGGCCGGCCCGTCGACCCTCGCGCAGCTGGTCGCGGCCACCGGACTGGCCCGACCGACGGCGCACCGGCTCGCCGTCGCGCTGGAGCACCATCGGCTCGTCGGACGCGACATGCAGGGACGCTTCGTCCTCGGCCCGCGTCTGGGCGAGCTCGCCGCCTCCGCGGGCGAGGACAAGCTCCTCGTCGCCGCGGGTCCCGTCCTCGGCGCGCTGCGCGACCACACCAACGAGTCCGCCCAGCTCTTCCGCCGCCAGGGCGAGCACCGCGTCTGCGTCTCCGCCGCGGAGCGCCCGGTCGGCCTGCGCGACTCCATCCCGGTCGGCGCGACCCTGACGATGCACGCCGGCTCCGCCGCACAGGTGCTGCTCGCGTGGGAGGAGCCCGATCGGCTGCACCGCGGTCTGGTCGAGGCCGCCTTCACCGCGACCATGCTCTCCGGCGTGCGCCGCCGCGGCTGGGCGCAGAGCGTCGGCGAGCGCGAGGCCGGTGTCGCCTCGGTCTCCGCCCCGGTGCGCTCCCCTTCCGGCCGCGTGATCGCCGCCGTGTCCATCTCCGGGCCGATCGAGCGCCTCTCCCGCCAGCCGGGCCGCCTGCACGCCGCGACGGTCATCGCCGGCGCCAACAAGCTCACCGAGGTGCTGGAGAAGCACGCCCGCGCTGCCGAGGCTGCCGACCGCGACACCGAGTGA
- the leuC gene encoding 3-isopropylmalate dehydratase large subunit, translated as MAGTLAEKVWDAHVVRRNEGEPDLLYIDLHLLHEVTSPQAFEGLRLAGRPVRRPDLTLATEDHNVPTTPGPITDPVSKIQVETLRDNCAEFGVKLYPMGDAEQGIVHVVGPQLGLTQPGTTVVCGDSHTSTHGAFGALAFGIGTSEVEHVLATQTLSLNPFRTMAINVHGELQPGVTAKDIILAVIAKIGTGGGQGYVLEYRGEAIEALSMEARMTVCNMSIEAGARAGMIAPDETTFAYLEGRDHAPAGVDWDAAVESWRQLRTDDDAVFDAEVDIDASTLTPFVTWGTNPGQGSPLSEAVPDPAAMADEDARFAATKALEYMDLTAGTPLREIAIDTVFVGSCTNGRIEDLRAAAEIVKGRHVADSVRMLVVPGSARVRLQAEEEGLDTVFTEAGAEWRLPGCSMCLGMNPDILSPGERSASTSNRNFEGRQGKGGRTHLVSPLVAAATAVRGTLSSPADLDDVVGA; from the coding sequence ATGGCTGGAACGCTGGCCGAGAAGGTGTGGGACGCCCACGTCGTCCGTCGCAACGAGGGCGAGCCCGACCTGCTCTACATCGACCTGCACCTCCTGCACGAGGTGACGAGTCCGCAGGCCTTCGAGGGGCTGCGCCTCGCCGGTCGGCCCGTCCGCCGTCCCGATCTCACGCTCGCGACCGAGGACCACAACGTCCCGACGACGCCCGGCCCCATCACCGACCCGGTGAGCAAGATCCAGGTCGAGACGCTGCGCGACAACTGCGCCGAGTTCGGGGTGAAGCTCTACCCGATGGGCGATGCCGAGCAGGGCATCGTCCACGTCGTCGGTCCGCAGCTGGGGCTGACCCAGCCCGGCACGACCGTCGTCTGCGGCGACAGCCACACGAGCACCCACGGTGCCTTCGGTGCGCTCGCCTTCGGCATCGGCACCAGCGAGGTCGAGCACGTCCTGGCCACCCAGACGCTCTCGCTCAACCCCTTCAGGACGATGGCGATCAACGTCCACGGCGAGCTGCAGCCGGGCGTGACGGCGAAGGACATCATCCTCGCGGTCATCGCGAAGATCGGCACCGGCGGCGGCCAGGGCTACGTCCTGGAGTACCGCGGCGAGGCCATCGAGGCCCTGTCGATGGAGGCCCGGATGACCGTGTGCAACATGTCGATCGAGGCCGGCGCCCGGGCCGGCATGATCGCCCCGGACGAGACGACCTTCGCCTACCTCGAGGGCCGCGACCACGCGCCGGCCGGCGTCGACTGGGACGCCGCCGTCGAGAGCTGGCGGCAGCTGCGCACCGACGACGACGCCGTCTTCGACGCCGAGGTCGACATCGACGCCTCGACGTTGACCCCCTTCGTCACCTGGGGGACCAACCCCGGTCAGGGGTCCCCGCTGTCCGAGGCCGTCCCGGACCCGGCGGCCATGGCCGACGAGGACGCGCGCTTCGCTGCCACGAAGGCCCTGGAGTACATGGACCTGACCGCGGGCACGCCGCTGCGAGAGATCGCGATCGACACCGTCTTCGTCGGTTCGTGCACCAACGGCCGCATCGAGGACCTGCGCGCCGCGGCCGAGATCGTCAAGGGCCGCCACGTGGCCGACAGCGTGCGCATGCTCGTGGTGCCCGGGTCCGCCCGCGTGCGCCTGCAGGCGGAGGAGGAGGGCCTGGACACGGTCTTCACCGAGGCGGGCGCCGAGTGGCGTCTGCCCGGCTGCTCGATGTGCCTGGGCATGAACCCCGACATCCTCTCGCCGGGGGAGCGGTCCGCCTCGACGAGCAACCGCAACTTCGAGGGACGCCAGGGGAAGGGGGGTCGCACCCACCTCGTCTCCCCGCTGGTGGCCGCGGCCACCGCCGTGCGCGGCACCCTGTCGAGTCCCGCCGATCTCGACGACGTCGTCGGAGCCTGA
- the gltX gene encoding glutamate--tRNA ligase: MSSSSADPTSTAPRLRVAPSPTGDPHVGTAYMALFNLAYARQQGGSFVLRIEDTDRARFNETSEQQLYDTLGWLGLTWDEGPDVGGPYAPYRQSERLDTYRPYVEKLIEDGHAYHCWCSSERLQAMREKQQKLKLPTGYDRMCVGKTKEERAQLEGFNETPVVRMLVPDDAPTTFEDVIRGTVSAPVPDDQVILKGDGFPTYHLAVVVDDHEMGITHVVRGEEWISSTPKHVLLYRWLGLEPPKFAHMPLLRNQNKSKISKRKNPEARLTWFSEQGYLPEAVVNFLGLLAYPPAKGESGEDVEKFTIEEFTRVFAWDKVNTVGPIFDLKKLDWLNGAWIRGLDLDDFAARLLPFLQADGVLDGNPGQDELARLKSIAEQIQTRINLLTEATPLVRPFYVADADLEIAEDARQGLKDTAGEVLDAALAALEPLTLPEGALGENREGNQWHAAEIERVLREAIVDGMGIKPRLAFGPLRTAVSGQKVSPPLFESMEILGKESTITRLRNLRASLA; the protein is encoded by the coding sequence TCGCCTACGCGCGACAGCAGGGCGGCTCCTTCGTCCTGCGCATCGAGGACACCGACCGGGCGCGGTTCAACGAGACGAGCGAGCAGCAGCTCTACGACACCCTCGGGTGGCTCGGCCTGACCTGGGACGAGGGCCCGGACGTGGGTGGCCCGTACGCGCCGTACCGGCAGAGCGAGCGGCTGGACACCTACCGCCCCTATGTCGAGAAGCTCATCGAGGACGGGCACGCCTACCACTGCTGGTGCTCCAGCGAGCGGCTGCAGGCGATGCGCGAGAAGCAGCAGAAGCTGAAGCTGCCCACCGGCTACGACCGCATGTGCGTCGGGAAGACGAAGGAGGAGCGCGCGCAGCTCGAGGGCTTCAACGAGACCCCGGTCGTGCGGATGCTCGTGCCCGACGACGCGCCGACGACCTTCGAGGACGTCATCCGGGGGACCGTCTCGGCGCCGGTGCCCGACGACCAGGTCATCCTCAAGGGCGACGGCTTCCCGACCTACCACCTGGCCGTCGTCGTCGACGACCACGAGATGGGCATCACCCATGTCGTGCGCGGCGAGGAGTGGATCTCCTCCACGCCCAAGCACGTGCTGCTGTACCGGTGGCTCGGGCTGGAGCCGCCGAAGTTCGCGCACATGCCGCTGCTGCGCAACCAGAACAAGTCGAAGATCTCCAAGCGCAAGAACCCGGAGGCCCGCCTGACCTGGTTCTCGGAGCAGGGGTACCTGCCCGAGGCCGTCGTCAACTTCCTCGGCCTGCTGGCCTACCCGCCGGCGAAGGGGGAGAGCGGCGAGGACGTCGAGAAGTTCACCATCGAGGAGTTCACCCGCGTCTTCGCGTGGGACAAGGTCAACACCGTCGGCCCGATCTTCGACCTGAAGAAGCTCGACTGGCTCAACGGCGCGTGGATCCGTGGGCTGGACCTCGACGACTTCGCGGCGCGGTTGCTGCCCTTCCTGCAGGCCGACGGCGTCCTGGACGGGAACCCGGGCCAGGATGAGCTCGCCCGGCTGAAGAGCATCGCCGAGCAGATCCAGACGCGGATCAACCTGCTCACCGAGGCGACGCCGCTCGTGCGCCCGTTCTACGTCGCGGACGCGGACCTGGAGATCGCCGAGGACGCACGCCAGGGCCTCAAGGACACCGCGGGGGAGGTGCTCGACGCCGCGCTCGCCGCGCTCGAGCCGCTCACCCTGCCGGAGGGTGCGCTCGGGGAGAACCGCGAGGGCAACCAGTGGCACGCCGCCGAGATCGAGCGCGTGCTGCGCGAGGCGATCGTCGACGGGATGGGCATCAAGCCGCGCCTGGCCTTCGGCCCGCTGCGCACGGCCGTGTCGGGGCAGAAGGTCAGCCCGCCGCTCTTCGAGTCGATGGAGATCCTGGGCAAGGAATCCACGATCACCCGCCTGCGGAACCTGCGCGCGTCCCTGGCCTGA